The window CCTTACACCTACAACTGGAGCAATCAATCCTCCAACGCGGATATTCAATCCCTTCCTACAGGATCTTATCAATTAGTAGTGACAGATGTGAACGGATGTGTTCTAACTGAAAATGTTTCTGTATCTCAACCCGTGGCTCCTGTTTCTACTGCCCCAATTCTTGTAAATATTGATTGCAACGGAAATGGTACAGGTGCTGCTGATTTACAAACTTCAGGCGGAACTGCGCCTTATACCTACCAATGGAGTAACGGAAGCTCTCAAATGCAGGCGACCGGTTTGCAGTCAGGAACATATACCTATACAGTGACGGATGCCAATCAATGTATCCTCTCCGGCAATGTGACCATCACTCAACCTGCTGCCTCTCTTACTGTAACCAATCAGATGACCAATGTTGGCTGTTTTGGAAATGCTACCGGGATGATTGATCTTTCTGTTTCAGGAGGAACTCCATCTTATTCATATTTGTGGAATGATGGTAGTACCAATGAAGACCTTAATAATCTTGCGGCAGGTACTTATACAGTAACGGTAACCGATAATAATAACTGCATTTCAAGTCAGTCATTTACTATTGATCAACCGGTAGCTACTTTGGCTTTAACAGACTCCATCGCAATGGTGAATTGCTTTGCCGGACAAGATGCCCTCATTCAGGTCTTTGTTAACGGTGGAACTGCACCTTATACCTATTCCTGGAATGATGGTAGTACCAATTCAGCTCTTGGTAATATCTCCATAGGCACTTATAACGTCATGGTAACCGATATCAATGGCTGTACAATTAACAACAGCTATACAATAACCCAACCATCAGCTGCACTGGCGAATACAACAGTAACCAATGCTGCGCTTTGCTATGGTGATAGTACAGGAAGTATAGATATTAATGTAACGGGAGGAACAACACCTTACTCTTACATGTGGAACAACGGGGCCACTACAGAAGATATCACCAACATCTCATCAGGAACCTATACGGTCCTCATAACAGATGCCAACAATTGTACCTATACTGAAATAATAAATATTTCGCAACCGGCTGCTGTCCTTTCTGCCGCACCTGCAGTAAATCAGGTAATGTGCACAGGAGATAGTACCGGGGCAGTTTCGTTGAGTGTTTCGGGAGGTACAGGTCCTTATAATTATCTATGGAACACAGGAGCTACTCTCCAAAATCCATCGGGAATGCCCGCCGGCAATTACAATGTCACAGTAACAGATGCGAATGGTTGTACAACTCTTGAAACCATCTCTATTGCAGAACCCGCTGCGGCTCTTCAACTCAACGCGAGTGTCGGACACCTGAGTTGTCATGCTCAACCCACCGGTTGGATTGATATTACGGTTACCGGTGGAACAGGCACCTATTCCTATTTATGGAATAACGGAGGAACAGTAGAAGATCCTTCTCAATTACTGGCAGGAAATTATACAGTTACCGTGACCGACCAAAACGGATGTTCTTCACAAATTAATGCACAAATTACTCAACCTGCCGCCTTCCCAACTGTAAGTGCGGTGACTATACCCGTGAGTTGTACAGGAATGCAGAATGGGGCTGTGTACACTGTTGTGAGAGGCGGAACTTCCCCTTATACTTATCAATGGAATACCGGAGCTGCTACCGACTCATTAACATCAATCGGAGCCGGAACATATATTGTAACAGTAACTGATGCCAACGGATGCAGTGAAACCTATACAACACAAATAATTGAACCGGTCAGCTCTTTGAACGTAACAGGTAATGCCTCAGGCGCCGATTGCATAACCGGTCAACTGGGAACTTTGTCCGTGGCGACAACAGGAGGTACTGCTCCTTATACCTACTTATGGAACACAGGTGCCAATACATCAACGCTCAGCAATCAAATCCCCGGAACCTATACCGTTACTGTGGCAGATGCGAACGGTTGCGAATCACTGCAGAGTTTAATTGTTTCAGACATTTCAGACCTGAATATAGCGGCTGTGGGTGATCCCGAAATATGTATGGGACAAACCGCGATCATAAGAACAGATACTATTCCGAATGCGACTTTACAATGGTACTACAACGGAGCACTTCTTCAGGGAGCCACAATGAATTCATTTGTCACTCCTGTAGCAGGAACATATACACTTACTGCAACCACAGTTTGCGGAACTTATACTTCCAATCCTGTTGTGGTAACTGTTCGTGTGTTGAATAATGTAAGTATAAACAATAGTGTCATCGTTTGTAAAGGTGAGAGTACGCAATTACAGGCGGGAGGAGGTGTAGAATATTCCTGGTCACCAACACTGGGATTAAATAATTCGACCATTTCCAATCCGGTAGCGACACCTGTACAAACCACAGATTATACAGTGACGATTAAAGATGAATTCGGCTGTACCGCCACCGCAACAGTAACCGTGAGTGTGATTTGTGATACGCTTGATATTCCTAATGGATTCTCGCCCAACAACGATGGAACCAATGATACTTTCGTCATAGATGGCATAGATGGCTATCCCGGAAATATACTCTTCATCTACAATCGCTGGGGAAATCTGGTGTATAAGAAGAAAGAATATGCCAATGAATGGGATGGCAGATCCAATGTGAACGGTGTAATATTTGGTGAAGAATTGCCCAACGGAACCTACTATTATATACTAGATTTAAATGTTGACCAAAAACCATTTAACGGATTTGTCGTCATACGCAGATAACTAAACAAAAAATAATACGAAGTATAAATGTCCAATTTAATGATAACAGGCACCATGAATAAGCTGAATGCAATTGTAAGAAAAGTGATCATCATGATGACTTTCGTGCTGATGATGTGCGCCCAGGCCAGGGCTCAGTTTGAACCGCAGTTCACACAGTACATGTTTAACGAGATGTTCATCAACCCCGCTTATGCCGGCTCGAGAGATCATATGGCAATGACAGCCCTCTACCGAAACCAATGGGTGGGAATCGAAGGTTCGCCGAAAACACAAACCTTTAGCGCTCACACCCCGCTGCGGAATGAAAAAATCGGGTTGGGTCTCTCTATTTTACACGAAGAGATTGGGGTGACTCAGGATTTCTCTGCCTTTGGAACTTATGCCTACAGAATTCCGATGCAAAAAGGATTTTTCTCTATGGCGCTTTCAGGGGGTATCATTCACCATCAGGAACAATTGCTAGAGTTAAAAACCCAGGATCAGGGGGATCAATCCTTCATGGGCACACCCCGACTAACGGTACCGAATATGGGCTTCGGAACGTTTCTCTCGACCAGAAATTATTATGTCGGATTATCTATCCCGCGCATGCTGCAGAATAAAGTGGATGCAGCCACCGGAAAAGCCGAGAATAAAATCAATGTTCCCTATTGGCACTATTACCTCATGGGAGGTTACGTGTTTACACTCAATGAATCGATCAAATTAAAACCTACTTGTATGGTGAAGGCCGTGAGTGGCGCACCGGTGGTAGCTGATTTTGGCGCGCATGTGCTGCTGAGTGAAGTGCTGTGGTTAGGTGGCTCCTATCGGACATCCGACTCATGGGCTGCAATCATTCAGATTCAAATGAATAAGCAAATGCGACTGGGTTACTCGTATGATTATACATTGACAGAATTAAATCAATTCACTTCGGGCACCCATGAAATCACTTTAGGTTTTGATTTCTCCTTCGATAAAAACAAAGTTGTCACCCCTCGCTATTTCTAAACCCAACCCATCCAACCAGTCAATTATGAAAAATTATATCCTTTCCTTCCTGCTCGCTTTGGCTATCATCCCGGCTATGGCGCAAAAAGGTCTTTTACGTAAAGGGGATTTCCATTATAAATTAATGGCCTATACTAAAGCAATTCATTATTATACCAAGGCGATTAAAAAAGACAGCACCTTACAGGAAGCTATCTTCAAACTGGCCGACTGCTACAGGCTGACCAATAACAGACAACAAGCTGAAATATGGTACGCAAAAGCGGTGAAAATGCCGGCAGTACTTCCCATTCATAAATTCTACTATGGTCAGGCATTGATGAACAGCGGAAAATTTGCCCAAGCTAAAAAATGGATGACAGATTTTGTGCTGGACAATAAAGCCGATGGAAGAGGTCAGGCCTTTGTGAAAGCCATTGATACCTATCAAAGTTTCTTCATCGACTCGTCCAACTACGCGATGACAAAGCTCGATATCAACTCTGAAAATGCTGACTTTGGTGCTACACTCTATCAGGATGGAATCGTTTTCGCTTCTTCCAGAAAAACAACAGAAGTCATAGAGCGTAAACACTCCTGGACGAATCAGCCCTTTCTGGATTTATACTACAGTCGTGGAAAAGAAAATAAATTCAGAGAACCGGAACAATTTGCATCAAGTTTACAAACTAAACTGAATGATGGTCCGGTGGCTTTCAATAAAAAGGGTGATGAAATCTGGATTACCAGAAACAACATCGAGGGTGGCAAAGTCAAGAAGAGTGCTGATAAAGTGGTGAAGTTAAAAATCTTCAAAGCTAAGAGTAATGGAGAGAATGACTGGAGTAAGCTCGAACCTTTCGCGTACAACAGCGACAGCTATAGTTGTGCACACCCTGCATTGAGTCCGGATGGACAGAAATTATTTTTCTCCTCCAATATGCCCGGCTCAAAAGGTGGCATGGATATATTTATGTGTACCAAACAAGGAAATGGATGGAGTCAGCCCGTCAATCTTGGAGATACCATCAATACAAAAGGAAATGAAGTTTTCCCGGTGGTAATGGATGATGGCACCTTGTATTATTCCTCAGATGGTTTGCCAGGATTAGGTGGCCTCGACATCTTCTTTACCCGCGACAACGGTTTACGTTATACCGTACCCGTTAATGTTGGATATCCACTCAACACCTATGATGATGACTTCAGCATGGTGTATGATATGAAAAATAAAATCGGTTACCTCAGTTCTAACCGCGCGAATCGTGGCTTTGATGATGATCTATACACTTTTAAAAAGAAAAGTATTCGCGTAAAAGGAATAGTAGTCAGAAAGGAAGATGGTACTCCGATCAAGGAGGCCCGAGTAGAACTGAAAACAGGTGATAAATCACAAAATTTCACCACGATGGAAAATGGTCGTTTTGACTTTCCGGCTGAATTCGATTTGCAATATGCTTTAAAAGGAAGTGCCGAAGGTTTGGGAGACTCTACTGTTAACTTCGAAACTTCTGCTACCTATCCCGGCGATCCCTTTATCAGAATTGAGCTTGGAACGAAATCTTCCGAATTCGCTTTATCCATCACTGTGATCGATGCAGACACGAAGGAACCCTTACCCGGCTCCATGATTCGCGATGATGCTTCACAAAAAGATATCGGCACGACGGATTTAGCAGGAAAATATACTCAACCCATCGTTCCACAGAAAGATGAACAACTCGTCATCTCTATGGCCGGCTATCGCCCGAAAGTGCTGATGCTAAAAGGACAAGATGCCGAGGCGCCAAAAAATCATGAGTATGTAGTGGAATTATCTAAGGCCAGTGAAATTTCACCTTACGAAAACTGGTTTAAAATCGTCTATTACGATCTGGATAAATTTAATGTGCGAACAGATGCGGTACCTGTACTCGATGAAGTGGCTGTCTTCCTGAAAGAAAACACCAATGTTAAAATTTCTCTTTCCTCCAGTACCGACAGTCGCGCTACGAAAGAATACAACGAACGCCTCTCCCAAAACAGATCTAAATCTGCCCGACAATACCTGATTGAAAAAGGAGTGAATCCCAAGCAGGTGGCTCGAATTACCTGGACCGGCGAATCGGTACTCGTAAACGATTGCGGGGACGAAGCACCCTGTTCTGAAGAAATGCATCAACTGAATCGCCGTACGGAAATTATGGTGATGGAAGTTAAAAGAGATTAAAATACACTTCCTGTTTAATGAAAAGGCTGTCGGGTTTCGGTAGCCTTTTCTGTTTTGCTTCAATTAGAAATGAGTAGAATTACTCTTTCTTTACTTTAACTTCGAATGAATTTTGTTCTCTGATTATAATTACGGATTCGGAAAGTGTTTTGTCGAAAATTGTCAAATTTTAGGTGAGTAGAAATAATCGTCCTACAAGGTATTTATCTCTATAACCACTAAGGCACTAAGAACACAAGATTCACTAAGGACTCTTTCTTATTCTTAGTGCTCTGAGTGTCCTATGTGACTTAGTGGTGAAAAGAAGGGTTTAATTTAATAAACTCAATCTGGAAGTATTGCTGGGGATTACGAACTAAGACGCGCTGGAACTCATCCATTCATTCTCTACTTTCATCATCCCCAGGGTTCGGGACAAATTACTCATCTTATCATTAAAACATTAATGATGTATTTGTAGGTGGTGATAGCAGGAGGGTATGTTACGGGAGAGATACCGATGAATGCGGTGGCGAATGGGGTTTATTTTGTGAATTTAAATCCGGATGCGGAAAGTGTTTCGTCGAAAATTGTCAAATTTTAAGTGAGTAGAAATCATCGACCTCCTAGGTATTTATCTCTATAACCACTAAGGCACTTAGAACACAAGATTCACTAAGGATTTTATCTTCTTCTTAGTGGCCCTTAGTGGCCTATGTGTCTTCGTGGTAAAAAAAGAAAGGCTTTTTTAATTATACAAATTCAATCTGGAAGTATTGCTCGGGATTACGAACTAAGACGCGCTGGAACTCATCCATTCATTCTCTACTTTCATCATCCTCAGGCTGCGGGACAAATCACTCATCACACCATTAAAACATTAATGATGTATGTGTACGTGGTAATAGCGGGAGGATATGTGACGGGAGAGATACCGATGAATGCGGTGGCGAAGGGGGTTTATATTGTGAATTTAATTACGGATGCGGAAAGTGTTTCGTCTAAGATTGTCAAATTTTAGGTGAGAAGAAATCATCGTCTTCCAAGGTATTTATCTCTATAACCACTAAGGCACTTAGAACACAAGATTCACTAAGGACTCTTTCTTATTCTTAGTGCTCTGAGTGTCCTATGTGACTTAGTGGTGAAAAGAAGGAATTAATTTAATAAACTCAATCCGGAAGTGTTGCTCTCGATTACGAACTAAGACGCGCTGGAACTCATCCATTCATTCACTTCATACCTCCTCCCCAGACCTCAACACAATCACTCCTCAACTCATTTAACATTCATCAATTCAACAATTCATCAATCACTGTTGTCCGGGGAAAGTAAAAAATAAGGGAAGTCCTCCCTAAAGATAAAGATTGTTTTGAGTTGCGCTTAGCCCGATCTTTACGCAGCTTTTAAAGTTAATTCCCAGAGAGGGTGTCCGCTGTCAAGCCATTATCAAACAACGGGTGTAAAAAGCTTTAGCACCTATGAACATTTGGTGTCCATGTTGTTCTGTGTTTTTCAACGATGTACGCAAAGAAGTCGTTACCGGAATGCAGGCCGGGAGCACGCTTAAAACATTTAGGGGTCAAATCATACCCCAAAAGGAGTACCCTGTCAGAGGCCAATCAACGGCGATCTGCTCAATTTTTCGAGCAGTTATTCCATGACTTAGTGAAGATGTATTCCAGATCCAGTTTACCGGACAGCCGCAGATCCAACGATATTGATTCCCGATTGCTTTTAATCGATTCTACAACGTTTGAACTCTTTAGTGACGTGATGGGTGGAGCCGGTTGCTTTTCCAAAGACGGGAAGCGCAAAGGAGGTGTTAAGGCCCATGTAATGTTGAATCCAATTCATGGCATACCCGATATAGTTTACTTAACCCCGGCCAAGGAAAATGATCGTGTTTTCCTTTCAAAAGTAATAGCCGAAAAAGGTTCAATACTGGTCTTTGACAGAGGGTATTTCAACTCCAATGGCAAAAATGGACTGAACAGGGGGTATGGTGGGTGACTAGAATGAGAAGTGATTCGGTTTATCAAGTATTAGAAGAATTTAATGAATGAAAACAGAAAAGGCAGGTGTCCTGTCTGATCAAAAGATTTTATTAGGCCGAGGCACTTTTAAAGGTACGAAGTAATTCTGGCAAGAAGAGTTTTATTCTGGGACACGGAGAAGCAGCGGCATTTTGAATTTGTTACCAATCATGAGCGATTTAGTCCTTCTAATATAGCTGGATTGTACAAAAAAAGGTGGCAAATAGAGCTACCTTTAAAAGCATAAAACAAAATTATCAGTTAAAGTATTTTTGGGTGATTCTGAAAATGCAATAAGGATACAATCTGGTGCTCTCTAATTGCTGACTTACTTATAAAAGTAGTCAAGAATCAGTAAAAAAAAGAATATGGTCACTCTCTAATCTTAGCTCTATGATTCGAAGCATTTGGCCACGTATATCGATATATGGCAATTTTAACCTCTCCTGAAAAAGCTCTGCGACGAAACAAAGATCATCAAGCCAAACAAATACTTCTTTTCGAAGATTCGTGATTTTAACAAGGGCTTACTTTCTTCTATTCAACAACCCTCAAGTGGAAATCAGATAGTTCAACTATCAGAACAACCGACTTTTGTTTTAACCGGACAACAGTGATTCATCAATTCATCAATTGCTTCTTCGGAAGAAAAAATTTATTGATCAAAATAAATTCATTTGCAAATAAAAAGCCCCGAAGAATCTCTCCGGGGCTTTTGTTTTTATTGTAGAGCGACTAATACTCCCACAAGTCGATTTCAAAATTAACCATCTCCTGTTTGATACGCTCTGATTCCAGAAGTGCATCAATCGGGTTAACTCTGTAATCATCTACCCTGCGGTTGTAGACATTGTCCTCTTTAATGATATAGCTGTTGAACATCCTCTTCTGGAAGATATCCTCAAATGACATCCGCTGTGCTGAATTGAAGCGATTGGCTACTTCGGCATTGGCGAGTATTCGTCGTGCTTCCTGATAATATATCCAGAATAAGAGTTTCTTCTGTCCGCCTT of the Bacteroidota bacterium genome contains:
- a CDS encoding type IX secretion system membrane protein PorP/SprF, with the protein product MSNLMITGTMNKLNAIVRKVIIMMTFVLMMCAQARAQFEPQFTQYMFNEMFINPAYAGSRDHMAMTALYRNQWVGIEGSPKTQTFSAHTPLRNEKIGLGLSILHEEIGVTQDFSAFGTYAYRIPMQKGFFSMALSGGIIHHQEQLLELKTQDQGDQSFMGTPRLTVPNMGFGTFLSTRNYYVGLSIPRMLQNKVDAATGKAENKINVPYWHYYLMGGYVFTLNESIKLKPTCMVKAVSGAPVVADFGAHVLLSEVLWLGGSYRTSDSWAAIIQIQMNKQMRLGYSYDYTLTELNQFTSGTHEITLGFDFSFDKNKVVTPRYF
- a CDS encoding PD40 domain-containing protein — encoded protein: MKNYILSFLLALAIIPAMAQKGLLRKGDFHYKLMAYTKAIHYYTKAIKKDSTLQEAIFKLADCYRLTNNRQQAEIWYAKAVKMPAVLPIHKFYYGQALMNSGKFAQAKKWMTDFVLDNKADGRGQAFVKAIDTYQSFFIDSSNYAMTKLDINSENADFGATLYQDGIVFASSRKTTEVIERKHSWTNQPFLDLYYSRGKENKFREPEQFASSLQTKLNDGPVAFNKKGDEIWITRNNIEGGKVKKSADKVVKLKIFKAKSNGENDWSKLEPFAYNSDSYSCAHPALSPDGQKLFFSSNMPGSKGGMDIFMCTKQGNGWSQPVNLGDTINTKGNEVFPVVMDDGTLYYSSDGLPGLGGLDIFFTRDNGLRYTVPVNVGYPLNTYDDDFSMVYDMKNKIGYLSSNRANRGFDDDLYTFKKKSIRVKGIVVRKEDGTPIKEARVELKTGDKSQNFTTMENGRFDFPAEFDLQYALKGSAEGLGDSTVNFETSATYPGDPFIRIELGTKSSEFALSITVIDADTKEPLPGSMIRDDASQKDIGTTDLAGKYTQPIVPQKDEQLVISMAGYRPKVLMLKGQDAEAPKNHEYVVELSKASEISPYENWFKIVYYDLDKFNVRTDAVPVLDEVAVFLKENTNVKISLSSSTDSRATKEYNERLSQNRSKSARQYLIEKGVNPKQVARITWTGESVLVNDCGDEAPCSEEMHQLNRRTEIMVMEVKRD
- a CDS encoding transposase → MYSRSSLPDSRRSNDIDSRLLLIDSTTFELFSDVMGGAGCFSKDGKRKGGVKAHVMLNPIHGIPDIVYLTPAKENDRVFLSKVIAEKGSILVFDRGYFNSNGKNGLNRGYGG
- a CDS encoding transposase, which produces MLARRVLFWDTEKQRHFEFVTNHERFSPSNIAGLYKKRWQIELPLKA